A window from Pseudomonas sp. MRSN 12121 encodes these proteins:
- the mnmE gene encoding tRNA uridine-5-carboxymethylaminomethyl(34) synthesis GTPase MnmE, whose product MNVPRETIAAVATAQGRGGVGIVRISGPLASVAAKAISGRELKPRYAHYGAFFSDQDEVLDEGIALYFPGPNSFTGEDVLELQGHGGPIVLDMLLQRCLQLGCRLARPGEFSERAFLNDKLDLAQAEAIADLIEASSAQAARNALRSLQGAFSKRVHNLTEQLIALRIYVEAAIDFPEEEIDFLADGHVLQMLDAVRDELSTVVREAGQGALLRDGMTVVIAGRPNAGKSSLLNALAGREAAIVTDIAGTTRDVLREHIHIDGMPLHVVDTAGLRDTDDQVEKIGVERALKAIGEADRVLLVVDATAPEAADPFALWPEFLEQRPDPAKVTLIRNKADLSAETIGLEVSDDGHVTISLSAKAGGEGLELLREHLKACMGYEQTSESSFSARRRHLEALHHASAALEHGRSQLTLAGAGELLAEDLRQAQQSLGEITGAFSSDDLLGRIFSSFCIGK is encoded by the coding sequence ATGAATGTCCCTCGTGAAACCATCGCAGCCGTCGCCACTGCCCAGGGCCGTGGTGGCGTGGGCATCGTGCGGATTTCCGGACCGCTGGCCAGCGTTGCCGCGAAGGCCATCAGCGGTCGTGAGCTGAAGCCGCGCTACGCCCATTACGGAGCGTTCTTCAGTGACCAGGACGAGGTGCTGGATGAAGGCATCGCCCTGTATTTTCCGGGGCCGAACTCCTTTACCGGCGAAGACGTGCTGGAACTGCAGGGCCACGGCGGCCCGATCGTCCTGGACATGTTGTTGCAGCGATGCCTGCAACTGGGCTGTCGCCTGGCGCGGCCCGGGGAATTCAGCGAACGGGCGTTCCTCAACGACAAACTCGACCTGGCCCAGGCCGAAGCCATCGCCGACCTGATCGAAGCCAGCTCCGCCCAGGCCGCGCGCAATGCCCTGCGTTCGTTGCAGGGAGCGTTCTCCAAGCGTGTGCATAACCTGACCGAGCAACTGATCGCGCTGCGCATCTATGTCGAGGCGGCCATCGACTTTCCCGAAGAGGAAATCGACTTCCTGGCCGATGGCCATGTCCTGCAGATGCTCGATGCCGTGCGGGACGAGTTATCCACCGTGGTCCGCGAAGCCGGGCAAGGCGCGCTGCTGCGGGATGGCATGACCGTGGTCATTGCCGGGCGTCCGAATGCCGGCAAATCCAGCCTGCTCAATGCCCTGGCCGGGCGCGAGGCAGCGATTGTCACCGATATCGCCGGCACCACCCGGGATGTGCTGCGCGAACATATCCACATCGATGGCATGCCGCTGCATGTCGTGGACACCGCGGGACTGCGCGATACCGATGACCAGGTGGAAAAGATCGGGGTGGAGCGGGCGCTCAAGGCCATCGGTGAAGCCGATCGCGTGTTGCTGGTGGTCGACGCCACGGCTCCCGAGGCGGCGGACCCCTTCGCCTTGTGGCCAGAGTTCCTGGAGCAGCGTCCGGATCCGGCGAAAGTCACCCTGATCCGCAACAAGGCCGACCTGAGCGCCGAAACCATAGGCCTGGAAGTCAGCGACGACGGCCACGTCACGATCAGCCTGAGCGCCAAGGCTGGGGGCGAAGGCCTGGAACTGTTGCGCGAACATCTCAAGGCCTGCATGGGCTATGAGCAGACATCCGAGAGCAGCTTCAGCGCACGCCGGCGTCACCTGGAAGCCCTGCATCACGCCAGCGCCGCGCTGGAACATGGCCGTTCGCAGCTGACCCTGGCCGGTGCCGGCGAGCTATTGGCCGAAGATTTGCGCCAGGCTCAGCAATCCCTGGGGGAAATCACCGGTGCTTTCAGCTCAGATGACCTGCTGGGCCGGATCTTCTCCAGCTTCTGCATCGGCAAGTAA